In Paraflavitalea devenefica, the genomic window CAATTCATCTATATTCCTTTCACCGCCAAATTTGGCGGCGCTACGGGCAACTTTAATGCGCACCAGGTAGCCTACCCCAAAAAAGACTGGGTAAAACTGGGCAATGACTTTGTAGAAGGGGTACTGGGCCTGCAGCGCCAGCAATTCACCACCCAGATAGAGCATTATGATTTCCTGGCAGCCCATTTCGACGCCATGAAACGCATCAATACCATCCTCATTGATTTCTGTCGCGATACCTGGACCTATATCTCCATGGATTACTTTAAGCAACGCACCAAAGAAGGGGAAATAGGCTCTTCTGCCATGCCGCACAAAGTCAATCCGATTGATTTTGAAAATGCAGAAGGCAACCTGGGCATCGCCAATGCCCTGCTGGAACACCTGGCGGGCAAATTACCAGTGAGCCGCCTGCAGCGTGACCTGACCGATTCTACGGTGCTGCGTAATATCGGCGTTCCTTTCGCCCATATCATTCTGGCCATTAAATCCATTGAAAAAGGGTTGGACAAACTGGTACTGAATGATGAGAAGATCTATAACGACCTCGACAATAACTGGGCTGTGGTAGCAGAGGCCATACAGACCGTTTTACGGCGGGAAAACTATCCGCAGCCGTATGAGGCGCTGAAGGCGCTTACCCGTGGCAAGAACGGCATCAATAAGCAAAGCATGCACGAATTTATTGACAGCCTTAAGATATCCTCTTCTCTCAAGAAAGAATTAAAGAAGATAACTCCACATAACTATGTTGGGATCAATCCTGAGTAATCCTCAAATTTGTATTTCCACCACAACATGTTCCCCTTCCGGGTATACTGGATAAAATGATTCTTCAGTAATACTCTTATGGAAGCGGCATTCGTTTCATCGGTTTCAGCTACTATGCAGGTAACGTCGGGCCTGTTCCTGCCCCAGCCCAGCATGCCGCCCACAGCTTCTGTCATAAAGCCTTTACCCTGGTGGGCCGGCATGGTGCCATAACCGATCTCTATTTCACCATTACCGGTGGGGACGCCCTTGAATCCCAGTTCGGCCACAATGAGCCTGCTCGATTTTTCCACCACGATCCAGAAAGTATAAAAAAGGTAATTATCGGCCGTAGCATGGGCCATTCGGGGGATGGTAAATTTGGTGACCATGTCCTGCACGGCCGGCACCACGATCCTGTTATTGCACGCCAATCCCATTGATTTTTCAAACAGATCATTGGCCTGCAGGTACAGGGACAGTTGCTCCCTGTTGAGCGGAGATATCAACAAGCGGGATGTCTCTACCATAGCCTGAAGATAGCATTAGAATGCAGAATTCAGTATACAGAATCCAGCAGCTTTTGCGTGGTTTTATTCTGAATGCTGGATACTGGATACTGGATTCTTTCCCTTACACCGCCTCCTTATGGATCTCACTCGTAAAGTGAAACTCAATGTCCGGGTTATTCTGTCTTTCCGTATTCAGGAACCATTCACTTTGGGCCAGGTATACCAGGTGGCCATCTTTATCGGTAGCGATATTATTGCTCTTGAACCGGGTAAAATCGTCCAGCTTCTTAGGGTCGGCGCTGGTGATCCAGCAGGCTTTGTAATAAGGCTGTGCCCTGAACTCGCAGGAGGCGCCATATTCCTGCAGCAAACGGTATTGGATCACCTCAAACTGGAGCTCTCCCACACAACCAATGATCTTCTTATTACCGCCAAACTGGGTAAACAACTGCGCCACTCCCTCATCCGTCAACTGCAATAACCCCTTTTCCAATTGCTTGGTCTTCATGGGATCTTTATTTACCACCTCCTTAAAAATTTCAGGAGAAAAGGAAGGTATACCCGTGTAATAGAAGTTCTCTCCTTCGGTCAGGGTATCCCCGATCTTGAAATTACCGGTATCGAATAAACCGACCACATCGCCGGGGAAAGCCGCTTCGATCACGTCCTTATCCCGGGCCATGAACGTATAGGGATTGCTGAAGCGCACATCCTTATCCAGCCGCACATGGTGGAAATACTTATTGCGTTCAAACTTGCCGGAGCAAACCCGCAGGAAGGCGATACGGTCGCGGTGCTTGGGGTCCAGGTTGGCATGGATCTTAAAAATAAAGCCGGAGAACTTGTCCTCATCGGGGCAAACCTCCCGGATAGAGGTAGGACGGCAGCGTGGTATGGGAGCAATCCGGATAAAAGTATCCAGCATCTCCTTGACCCCGAAATTATTGATGGCGCTGCCAAAGAATACCGGGGCCACCTTACCCGCCATATAATCCTCTCCACTCAGTTCGCCATGTACACCGTCCACCAGCTCCACATCTTCCCGCAGCAGGGCCGCATCCTTCTCTCCCAGGCGCTCATCCAGTACGGGCTCGGCCAGGTCAGAAATGCGGATGGAATCCTCTTCTGTAGCCTTCGTATTGGCAGTAAACAACAGCAGGCCTTTATCATGCAGGTTATACACCCCTTTAAAATCCTTGCCGCTGTTGATGGGCCAGGTCATGGGGTGCAGGTGTATCTTCAGTTCTTTCTCGATCTCTTCCAGCAGGTCAAAGCGGTTCTTACCATCACGGTCCATCTTATTGATGAACACAATCACCGGGGTATCGCGCATACGGCACACTTCCATCAGGCGGCGGGTTTGTTCCTCTACCCCATTCACGCTGTCCACCACCAGGATCACGCTGTCTACCGCCGTCAGGGTGCGGTAAGTATCTTCTGCAAAGTCCTTGTGGCCCGGTGTATCCAGCAGGTTGATCAGGGTGCCCTTGTATTCAAAACTCATTACCGAGGTAGCCACAGAGATACCTCTTTGCCGCTCGATCTCCATAAAGTCGCTCGTGGCGTGCTTCTTGATCTTATTGCTTTTTACTGCACCAGCCGTTTGGATGGCGCCGCCAAACAACAGGAACTTTTCGGTCAGGGTCGTTTTACCGGCGTCGGGGTGGGAAATAATGGCAAAGGTCCGGCGCTTCTGTATCTCGTTACTATATTTCATTCAATATTTCAGGTTAAACTGATTACTAATTAATAATCAGCAATTTAATACTCAATAACTAATCTTAAATAAAAGGCATAACTGCCTGAAAAACCGGTGCAAAGGTATCGAATCGGCAGGAGATTCCAGAGCTACTCCCCGTCACCCGAAAAGATTTTATGACTGCTGATAAACCAGCTTTGCTGTATATTGTTATCCCGACAATCCCTAACCGTTACATTCTATGCCCCACCCCTTTTCTATCAGGCAACTACTGGCATGCCTTTTTATAGCCTCCTTCTCGCTGGACTCCTATTCTCAGAAAATAGTCATTGCAGATGCCCGGTTCGACGTTTCCTGCCGGCAAACCCATCAACTGATCGAGAGCAAACCCGGCGAAGTATTATTTGGTATCCGGATAGACAAAAAAGGCGATGTATACTTTACCATGAACAGCCGCGCCTGGTTTGATAAGATCTTCACCAGCTCACAGGATGGGGTCACCGCCGATCTCATAACCAAAGACCTGTACGGCTGCAACAAAACAAGCCCGTCCTACCGGCAACTGCCCAAAGGACAATACATGCAACCGGTATACCTCAACTACCTGAAACAAAACATGAAAGATGAGGGCATGGGAAATTTTGCGGTAAAGATCGGTACAGTGCCCGCCGACCTGAAAAAGAAGGCCCATGAACTGGAAGGCAACCTGGTGATCCTGAAAAACGGGGTCGTATGCTACTATACCAACTTCCTGGATATTGACCGCAGCCTCTGGGCGCTCCTGCCTATGGGACTGCATACCGATACCGTTATCAGCACCGAAAAACTGCTGGATACGACCAATGCCCAGGAACTGCTGTACACAAAAAAACTGCAATTCACTATCCCGTTTGCCAAAAGCAAGTCGGTCTACAACAAAGCCGACCTGAAGCCATTGTACGATTCCCTGCACCTGGCCGATTACCGCATCCTGAAAATGGACATACGCGCCTATTCCTCTGTAGAAGGCGCAGAAAAACTGAACCAGCAATTACAACAGGCAAGGGCTAACTCCATGATACAGGCCTTACAGCAATACCAGTCGCCCGATATACAAAAACAAGTGACAGCCACAGAGAATTGGGTGGAATTCCTGGAGGATATCCAGCGTACGCCTTTTGCCACCTTTGCCGGCCTTTCACGGGAAGCTATTAAAACCAAATTACAGGACAAAACGGTAGCAGACCAACTGGAACCCATACTGAAAAATCACCGGAAAGCGATCGTCACCATCTACCTCAATAAGAAAAGCGGACTGGAAGCGATTACTGATCAAAACCTGTCCATCCAGTTTAAAAACGCCCTGGCCCAAAAGAACATTTACAAAGCCTCTCTCATCCAGGAGGAAGTCTATGCACGCATTGCCGACAACCGGCTGCCGGAGGACTATGCCGATAAACTGGAAATACCACAGGAGAAGCAATACAGTCTCTTATTGTCAGACAGGGAAACCTATAAATACCAGCTTGGGCTGACCGGAGAAGAAGAAGCATTGGAAAACTTCAGGACCCTGTTCAAACTCGATTCGGCCAGCGGCCGCATCCGTTACAACATCTGCGCCCTCAGTTTTCAATTCTGGCAGTTCGACACCACCTTCCTGAATCCCAAAACATTCCTGCAGGACATCAATGCCCTGTACCGGTTTAAGATAGACCACCAGCTTATTAAACGCATGCTCATCAATTACCACATCCTTAGCTGCGAACACAGCATGTACCGGGGAGATTATGCAGCCAAAGACCGCTATCTGCAATACATCATTCAAAACTATGGTACCCTGCAATTAGCGGATGAAGAAGTATTGTCACTGGCCAAATACCTCTGCTTTTATGCGCAGTTCGATGAAGCGGAAAAGCTGGTCACCAAGCGCGTGCAAAGTATTGACGTCAATGAAGACCTGCTGTTCTATTACCTCAACCTGAAACTGTTCAATCCGGAGATCAATTTCAAAGCAATGCTGAAAAAAGAGATCAACAACGCCATCAACCTCAACAGGCCACGCTTTTGCCGTTTCTTTAACTCCATCAACGATGGCGGCGCCAGCTTTCAGGCGCTGGAGAACGGCTCATTAAAAGAAATTTATTGCGAACATTGCCAGGTAAAATAAGCTGGCGGGCGATTGGGTTAAAACACACTCACCGTCCAAATACGCGTAAACACCTCTTTGGCGATCAGCTTATTGATGCCTTCCTTATCGGTCAGTTGCTGATTGGCGCCTACCCCATCGGCAATGCCGCACCAGGGCTCCAGGCATACAAAATCGGCATTCTTAGCCGCCCAGATGCCGAAGAAGGGGAAACCCGGAAAATCCATCGTCAGCCCACGGGGCGTAACATCCGATTCCAGGGATATACGGGACGATTTCAGCCCTTTCAGCACCAGCGCATCCTTTTGGAACAAGGCTTTGGTCAGGGACAGCCTGTTCGTATTGGTTAATACAGGCTGTGGCGTATCCTCAATCAATCCATCCGGAGAAATGGGCCAGCGGGGCGCCTCCTCTACCTGGTCGAACAACAGGTAATAATCTTCATAACGGGTATCCGCCGCCAAAGGCATTTTAAATGCGGGATGGCCTCCCACGGAGAAATACATATCGTCTTTGCCGGTATTGGTCACTTCGTAAGTCACGGCGAGGGAACTATCCACCAGGGTATAACGCAGGCGGAATTCAAAAACAAAAGGAAATACCTTAAGGGACTCTTCATTGCTTTTAATAAGAAAGGTAACGGCGTCCGCTGCCTCGCTTTCCACGGCAAACTGCTGATCGCGGGCAAAGCCATGCCGGGACAGCGCATAAGCCTGGTCTTTGTACACATATTCATTGTTCTTCAGCGTGCCCACAATGGGAAACAATACAGGTGAATGCTTGCCCCACACCGCCGGGTCACCACCCCACATATACTCCAATGCATATTCTTTATGTACCAGGCTGGTCAGTTCGGCCCCCTTGGGATTGATCACTGCTTTAATGACTTTATTCTCAATACTAAACATGCTTCAAAATTTCGGGTTTCAAGTTCCGGGTTTCGGGTTGCTGCCGCAGTGTAACAACCTGCTTTACACTTTATTGGTTGCACCGCAAGATACGAAGGAAGGATTATGAACAAGCACACAAACAACAACTAACGCATCAGCTAAAACATCAATCAACCAGTTACACCAGAAGAACCCGAAACTTCAAACCCGGAACACGAAACCTGTAATATTTCTCCCGACTTGTCTACCAATCAAATAATTAAAGTATGACCATTGGCGGGGAACCCTTAAATTTGACTCTATGCGGCGCGTATTCGAAATATTAGGCAGCAGCCTCAACCTTACCTGGCAGGAATTCAAGTCCCACAAGATCCGCACCCTGCTCTCCCTGAGTGGGGTCGCCTTCGGCATCTTCTGTATCATTGGCGTACTGGCCGCAGTGAACAGCCTGGAATATGCCGTACAGAAAGACATCAAAGCGCTTGGCTCCAATACCGTTTATATTGACAAATGGGAATATGCCGATGGTGGCAACGACTACCCCTGGTGGAAATACGTAAAGCGGCCCGATCCGGCTTACGAAGAAATGGTCATGCTCAAGAAAAGAGTGCCGGCGGCCGCCAATGTAGCTTTCAACATCAGCACTTCCGGCAGCCTGGAGCTGGACGACAACACGGTTTCCGGCGTTAACTACTACGGCATTACAGAAGAGTTCTCCAACATTCAGCCCATAGACATACAACTGGGCCGTTACCTGCAGCAGTCCGACTTTGATTATGGCTCCAATGTATTTGTTATCGGTTACGAAGTAGCCGTCAACCTCTTTGGCAATGCTGAAAAAGCGGTAGGCAAAACCGTCAAAATGAAGGCAGGTAAAAGAGGATTGATCGTAGGGCTCATCAAAAAGCAGGGCAAAAGCATTGTAGGTGGCTGGGAATATGACAACAGTATCCTCATGCCGCTTGGCTTTATGAAAGAGATGGTACGCGAAAAATACAGCAATCCCATCATCATGGTACAGGGCAAGGAAACCGTACCTATGGAACAGTTAAAAGATGAGCTCACGGGCGCTATGCGTTCTGTGCGCAAACTGAAGCCTACCCAGGAAAATGATTTCTCCCTCAATGATATTGACGCTTTCAGCAGCTTTGCCAGTGGCATCTTCAGCAATATCAACAAAGGCGGATGGGCCATTGCTGCGCTCTCGCTGGTAGTGGGCATGTTTGGCGTAGCCAACATCATGTTCGTGACTGTACGGGAACGCACCTCACAGATCGGCCTCAAAAAAGCCATTGGCGCCAAAAGCTCTACCATACTCACCGAATTCCTGCTGGAGTCGGCCTTCCTATGTATCATGGGTGGCCTGCTGGGCTTGTCGGGCGTATTCATGCTCACCCTGCTCTCCACGGCAGCAGGATTCCCCGTTTTCATTGCGGCCGATATCTTACTGCTGGCCATCTCCATCTGCATCGTTGTAGGGGTACTGGCTGGTATCATTCCCGCTTCTATTGCCGCCCGCATGAATCCGGTGGAAGCCATCAGGTCCAAATAAGGGGCAAAGAATTACCTTTGCAGCCCTTATGAGCATTTCCATTTTGGCGATAGAGTCTTCCTGCGATGAAACCTCGGCGGCTGTTTGCCGGGACGGTATTATCTTATCCAACATCATTGCCAGCCAGAAAGTGCATGAGCAATACGGTGGCGTGGTGCCGGAGCTGGCTTCCCGGGCGCACATGCAGAACATTGTACCGGTAGTGGATAAAGCGATGCGGGATGCAGGGTGCAGTATGCAGCACCTCAATGCCATTGCCTTTACACAGGCCCCCGGCCTCATCGGTGCTTTGCTGGTAGGCGCCCAGTTTGCCAAATCCCTCTCCCTCGCCCTCAATATTCCCCTCATTGCGGTGCACCACATGCAGGCACATGTATTGGCCAACCTGATCCCAACAACGACCAATGGCCAGCCCGATCCCAAACCCTCCTTCCCCTTCCTTTGCCTCACGGTAAGTGGTGGCCATACCCAGATCGTGCTCTGCGAGTCGCCCCTCAATATGACCGTCATCGGTGAAACCATGGACGATGCAGCGGGGGAAGCATTTGATAAATCGGCCAAGATACTGGGACTACCCTATCCCGGCGGACCGCTGATAGACAAATATGCCCAACAGGGAAATCCCGACAGGTTCAGGTTTCCCGAGCCCCAGATACCCGGACTTAATTTCAGCTTCAGTGGCCTTAAAACAGCCATCCTCTATTTCCTGCAGGAAAACACGGCCGCTGATCCCCAATTTGTAGCCAAAAACCTGCCGGACATTTGCGCTTCCATCCAGCAGCGCATCATTACCATCCTCCTGAATAAACTCAAAAAAGCCGCTATTCAAACAGGGGTCAAAGACATTTGTATTGCCGGCGGCGTATCGGCCAATAGCGGACTACGCCAGACCCTGGAGCAATGGGGACAGCGGTTCAGGTGGAATACCTTTATCCCCGCATTCCAATACTGCACCGACAATGCCGCCATGATTGCCATCACAGGTTATTACAAGTACCAGGCTGGCAGCTTCAGTGACCTGGGCGTTAGTCCCACGGCCCGGGCAGAATGGAAGTAGTTAGCGGCTGATTACTCGTCGCTTTCAGGTATAATTACTTATGGCCGGTCTTGTAGGTCGTTTTACCTTTATACCATAAACTACCACCTGCAACCAATGAGCGACTATGGCCAATAGCTACTTTCAGTTTAAACAATTTACCATTCACCAGGACCAATGTGCGATGAAAGTATGCACCGATGCCTGCATACTGGGCGCCTGGTTTGCAGCCAAGCTACCCGATTACTACAATATACTTGACATTGGCAGCGGAACAGGCTTATTAATGTTGATGCTGGCGCAGCAAACCGAATCAGAAATACATGGTATTGAAATAGACCTCGCCGCTTTTAAACAACTGAAAGAAAACGTAGGACAGAACGGCTGGAAAGAAAGGCTGCGGGTATTTCCGGGTGATGCCCGTACCTACTCCTTTCCCCTGAAATACAACTTTATCATCAGCAATCCCCCCTTCTTTGAAAACGACCTTCCTTCCGATGCGGATGCGGAACAGGTAGCGAAGCACAGCAAAATGCTGAAGCTGGAGGAACTGGTACAGGCCATTGATGACAACCTGGATAGCCAGGGCAGCTTTGGTGTATTACTTCCTTTCCATCGCTGGAGCTACTTTCATGAACTGGCCACCCGCCAGGGCTTCCACCTCGTAGAACACCTGACCGTAAAACAAACACCCCGCCACACTCCTTTCCGGTCCATCTTACAATACAGCCGGCACAAAGAAAACTTTGCACCGGAATACGAGCTCATCATCCAAAAAGAAGAAGGCGGGTATACGGATGATTTTATAGAATTGCTGAAGAACTATTATTTGTATTTGTGAGATCAGCGATCGTATGCTCCGTCAAACGCCGGCATAGTCACTCAAATAATCAAAGTGTGGTGTGAGTTTTCCTTTATCCAGCATGGTGGCCCGCTGTATAACCCCCGATCCATTACGCTTGACCAGGTCTTCCAGTATATACTTAATAAGCTGTTCGCCAAAATAGCGGCTGGCATCACGGGGCAGTTCATTGGGCAGGTTACCCACCGCCATTACATCAATGCTCCCGGGCAGATAGGGCGCTGTCTTTTGTAGCGTCCGGCGGTCTACACCATATACGGGATCTGCAATCGTCTGGTCGCCGAGGTTAATGGGCACGGAACCATGTGCATCATCGGTAATATCAGCAATCGTTTGTATACGGAAAGAAGACTCACGGATGTCTTGCGCCTCAAACAGGCGGGGAATATTTTTATCCCAGTAAATACCATTCATCAGCACATCGGTTTCACGGGCATAAGGCAGAAATTTGCCCGTATATTCCTCCGGCTGCTCATGAAAATGGGCACGGTTATACGCCCCACTGGAACGATGTTGGTAAAGATCGCCTCCTTTCAGTTGGGTATATACAGGATACGTGTATTGCCGTTGCAGGTATTCATCCGGCTCCACTTCATGCACACCCATCAAGTTCATGATCTCCAGGATGCCATGCGCCACCCGTCCGCTGCCGGTTACCACGATCTTAATGGCCGGGATACGCAAACCAAAATAAGTATGGATCAGTTCATGAAAGCTCTTTTGTTCACACACCCGTACCAGGTCATAAGCGCCGGAACGTTTGCCCCAGGCCATCATACCATTGTGGGCGCCTACCACACCGGCAAAAAAACCAAAACCAATAATACGCTGACCATCCTCATGCTCCAGGCACTCATAATCAATCAGCGTGATCTGATGATTCATCATGGCGCGGAACAAAGCCTGGTTATAAGGCTGCTTTTTGCGGGTATGGGAGAAAAACAGGTAGGTTTTGCCGGGGATCAGCATACTAACAGGCACTTCCTTGATGCCAAAAAGAATATCGCAGTCATTCACGTCCTCCTTTACTTCAACCCCCGCCTGCCGGTATTCCTTGTCAGTAAAGCAACGCTGCGGGGACGATTGCACGACGATCTGTACATCACCTGAGTTCTTATGGATCCATTTACATTGAGCCGGGGTAAGGGCTACGCGGTTGTCTGAAGGTATTTTTCCTTCCCGTATCAATCCTATCCTGATCATAATTGTATCTTTGCCATGAGTTACAAATGTAATGGATACTAAATAAAACTAAACAGGCATCCTCATGTGGCGAAAAGTATGGAACATCGTGCGTAAACTCTTATTGCCCAAAAAAAGTTGCTGCAAATAGCCGCAGCCGGCCATCCTTAACGGTTCATTTGATTTTTGCCCCGCTTCAGGTAAATTCTTTCTTCCCTGTATAATAACTGATGCATCTTTAGCAGTAACAACACTGTTACTATGATGCAGCTTACTCATGAACAGGTAGCATTGATCAAAAAAAGCTGGACGGTCTTCCGCACCATGGATCCCAGGCTGGTGTGCGAGGTATTCTATGGGAAATTATTCTATGAGCATCCCTCCCTGCGACGTATGTTTCCCCGGGATATGGAGGAGCAATACAACAAACTCATGGATATGCTCAACAGGATCGTGGCACGGCTGGACCACCATGCAGACATGACGGCCGAAATACAGGCCATGGGCAAAAGGCATGCAGCCTATGGCGTAAAGCCGGAACAGTACGAACCTGTAGGAGAAGCCCTGCTCTGGACATTGGAACAGGGCCTGGGGGCCGACTGGAATGAAGAAGTAAAACAGGCCTGGCGCACCTGCTATACCCACCTGGCCACGGTGATGCTGGAAGCAGCCAAAACGCCTTAGCCCTACTACACGTCAATAAAAATAGTTGGGTGCACCCGCCGCAATATTTAATTTGAAGCCGTAATGAGAGCTACTTTATTTATCATCCTCTTTATTGTTCAAAGCCTGGCAGCGGCAGCACAATCTGCTTCGTACAACTTTCATAGGGTGACATTGAAAGATGGCCTCAGCGATGGTGTCGTATTTAATATGACGAGGGATAAATACGGCTACATCTGGCTGGGATCACAAAGTGGCCTTAACAGGTACGATGGACACCGGGTGGTGAGCTTTATCCATAACCCCAAAGACAGTTTTTCAGTTCCGCGCGACTTTGTGCATACCCTATTTTGTGATGATGCCGGCAACCTGTGGTTTGGTTATGATGATGGACTTTGCCGGTATGATTACGCCAACCGCCGGTTTGAAATAATACCCGCTACTAAAAACACAGCCGTCAATGAAATAAGGCAGGCCGGGAAAGATACCCTTTGCCTGTTAACCACAAAAGGGGTGGCTATCTTTGATACCCGGCGCGGGCAACTCAGTTTTGCCGGACCGGGCACACAGGAAGCCTGGGTAGGTCGCCCCCTCTATGAAGGATGGGTATACAAGTCGGTGCTATATGCTGCCACCCGCGAAGGTATAGGCGTATATGACATCCATACCAAACAATCCCGCATACTGTCCATGAAACCAGGTATTCGCACACCGGTAGAAAGAGTAGTCATAGACAGCAGCGGCACTCTGTGGGCATCTGCTTTTGACAAAGGAGCTTTTCTATACAAAGGCGTACAGCAGAATACTGCTTTTGAAACCATTACTGCGCATCAGTATGATAAGCACGGTACCACATTCGATGTCATCATGGACCTGTGGGTGGATCCGCACAACAGGCTTTGGATTGCCACCAACTGGAACGGGCTTATCTCCGTCAACACACAGGACAATTCTTATTTCGCCCTGACCAATAATTACCGTCTGCCCAATAGTATCCCGGATAATCGTATCAACAGGATCTATATGGACAGGCAGGGCTTTATGTGGCTGGGTACCGAAGGTACAGGCGCCGCTTATTTCCGGCCCGATTATAACCTGTTCAGCATCTTTTTTCCCGAACCGGTAAAATACCTGCGGCCGCATATATGGACAAGGGCTGTTGCGGAAGATAAAACAGGCAACCTGTGGATGGGCACCGGCGTAGGGCTCATCAAACAACCTGCCGATAATGGCCCTGCTGTTGTATTCAACCGGAATGAAGCCACCGGCAAAGGCACATTACATTCCAATTCGGTCAGGACCCTCTTATGCGATAAAGAAAACAATATCTGGATAGGCACTGCCTCCGGGCTCAACAGGTACCATACGCAACAAGGCCGCATGGAGTTCCTGGATAAAAAAGACTCCGTACCCTATACCTTTTGCTGGTCGCTCCTGCAGGACAGCCAGGAGACCATTTGGCTGGGCTGCCGGGCCGGACTGCGTTATAAACGCAAAGGAGAGAATAAGTTTCACAGCCTGCAGGGGCACCCGGTATTACATCCTTATGCCCGTTATGATGTGCGGGCATTACTGGAAGACAGCCGGGGAAACCTCTGGATAGGATTCAATGGAAAGGGATTGTTGCTGTATGAGGTAGCCGCTCAAAAAGCCACCTGGTGGGAACAGGTGGGGGAAACCGGCAATCCCATTGGCAACATCATTACCTCCATGGCAGAAGACAGGAAGGGCATCATTTGGTTCAGCAGTTACCACGGCATAGCTGCCTATGATTACCACACGGGAGCCTTTACTTCCTACAAAGACCTGCAGGCCATGGAGTCGCTGCAGATCTCCGGACTGCAGGTAGATGATGCAGACAGGCTATGGCTTTCCTCTGTAAAAGGATTGCTGATGCTGGATAAGAACAGAAGAGTATTCAAAAAATTTGGCACCCAGGATGGCCTGCCCGATATGCAGTTCAGCGACCAGGGATCTTTCCGGCTAAAAGATGGCCGCTTTGTATACGCCACTTATGATGGCTTTGTGGCATTTGATCCGCTTCAATACAAGGAAAAGAATCATTCTGACAATATCATCATCTCTTCTTTTGTGATCAGGGACGATGTCACCACTACCCTGTCCATGCTTACTGAAAAAGATTCCCTGCAACTGAAGCCTGCCCAGAACTTTTTTAGCATTGAACTGACGGCCTTTAACTATTCCAATCCCGCAGAAACCTGGTATGCTTATAAGCTGGAAGGATTTGATAAGGACTGGACCTATACCCGCAACCGGACCGCCAACTATACCAATGTGCCCGGCGGCCACTATACCTTCCGGTACAAAGCCTCTTCCGATCCCAGTGCCTGGAGTGAAAAAGAAAAGCAACTGCCCATCCATATAGCTACTGTTTTTTACAAAACACGCGTCTTTATCATCGGCGTCATCATCCTGTTGCTGGTCTTGCTTTGGGCCCTGTACCGTTACAAGACAGCTCAACAGGAAAAGTGGATGAACCTCGAAAACAAAGCACAAAGACTGGAAAAAGAAAAGGCGCAGGTACTATATGAGAACCTTAAGCAACAACTCAACCCCCACTTCCTCTT contains:
- a CDS encoding sensor histidine kinase gives rise to the protein MRATLFIILFIVQSLAAAAQSASYNFHRVTLKDGLSDGVVFNMTRDKYGYIWLGSQSGLNRYDGHRVVSFIHNPKDSFSVPRDFVHTLFCDDAGNLWFGYDDGLCRYDYANRRFEIIPATKNTAVNEIRQAGKDTLCLLTTKGVAIFDTRRGQLSFAGPGTQEAWVGRPLYEGWVYKSVLYAATREGIGVYDIHTKQSRILSMKPGIRTPVERVVIDSSGTLWASAFDKGAFLYKGVQQNTAFETITAHQYDKHGTTFDVIMDLWVDPHNRLWIATNWNGLISVNTQDNSYFALTNNYRLPNSIPDNRINRIYMDRQGFMWLGTEGTGAAYFRPDYNLFSIFFPEPVKYLRPHIWTRAVAEDKTGNLWMGTGVGLIKQPADNGPAVVFNRNEATGKGTLHSNSVRTLLCDKENNIWIGTASGLNRYHTQQGRMEFLDKKDSVPYTFCWSLLQDSQETIWLGCRAGLRYKRKGENKFHSLQGHPVLHPYARYDVRALLEDSRGNLWIGFNGKGLLLYEVAAQKATWWEQVGETGNPIGNIITSMAEDRKGIIWFSSYHGIAAYDYHTGAFTSYKDLQAMESLQISGLQVDDADRLWLSSVKGLLMLDKNRRVFKKFGTQDGLPDMQFSDQGSFRLKDGRFVYATYDGFVAFDPLQYKEKNHSDNIIISSFVIRDDVTTTLSMLTEKDSLQLKPAQNFFSIELTAFNYSNPAETWYAYKLEGFDKDWTYTRNRTANYTNVPGGHYTFRYKASSDPSAWSEKEKQLPIHIATVFYKTRVFIIGVIILLLVLLWALYRYKTAQQEKWMNLENKAQRLEKEKAQVLYENLKQQLNPHFLFNSLTSLSGLIRTKNPAAGSFLESLSKTYRYILKSSDHETVTLEQEIKFAQAYIRLQQTRFEKGLEINIQVPPDIQQRKIVPVTLQNMIENAIKHNIIDEECPLVIDIYTEQDAVIVRNNLQKKNSVETSNKKGLANLQSLYRYLSDRPVNIKTDNTYFQVTIPLL